A genomic window from Neoarius graeffei isolate fNeoGra1 chromosome 5, fNeoGra1.pri, whole genome shotgun sequence includes:
- the LOC132886505 gene encoding C-C chemokine receptor type 5-like: MNNSSMSTMDNYTDYYDLSTDDGRFQASDNSNVRNFSRVFLPPVYSIVFILGFIGNGLVLCVLVKYHKPFNMSDLCLFNLAISDLLFLMSLPFWAYYVAIAEWNFGDFMCRAVTALYMLGFYGSIFFMILMTVDRYAVIVHTYTSLFSKHRSVRASIALALFVWTLSLVASLPAISFSKVNTTSKSNVSKCMVEYSERKMWKSFHYIQLNIFGFIIPLSVMLFCYSRIIPILMTMKSQKKHKAVRLMVVLVTVFFLFWTPYNIAIFLKFLQELGYMTSPQWDQNLQMAIQWVESIAFSHCCLNPIIYAFVGQKFRNLFLKLLKQWFPHCFGQCTIVESESSERTASMYLRASEIFSRKTKV; encoded by the exons ATGAATAACTCCAGCATGTCAACCA tGGACAATTATACTGACTACTATGACTTAAGTACAGATGATGGCAGGTTCCAGGCCAGTGACAACAGCAATGTAAGGAACTTTAGCCGAGTTTTCCTCCCTCCAGTCTACAGCATTGTCTTCATTTTGGGGTTCATTGGCAATGGCCTGGTGTTATGTGTCCTGGTCAAGTATCACAAACCATTCAACATGTCAGATCTGTGTCTCTTCAACCTGGCCATTTCAGACCTTCTCTTCCTTATGTCATTGCCTTTCTGGGCCTACTATGTTGCCATCGCTGAGTGGAACTTTGGGGACTTCATGTGCCGAGCAGTGACAGCACTCTACATGCTAGGCTTCTACGGAAGTATCTTCTTCATGATCCTCATGACGGTGGACCGCTACGCTGTCATTGTCCACACCTATACCTCCCTTTtctccaagcatcggtctgtcagAGCCAGCATAGCACTGGCTTTGTTTGTGTGGACACTGAGCTTGGTAGCCTCTCTGCCAGCCATCAGTTTCTCAAAAGTGAATACTACGAGTAAATCAAATGTATCAAAATGCATGGTGGAATATTCAGAAAGGAAAATGTGGAAGTCATTTCATTACATTCAGCTGAACATCTTTGGTTTTATTATTCCTCTCTCAGTGATGCTGTTCTGTTACTCACGCATCATCCCCATCTTAATGACCATGAAATCTCAGAAGAAACACAAAGCTGTCAGGCTCATGGTGGTCTTGGTCactgttttcttccttttctgGACGCCCTACAACATTGCCATTTTCCTGAAGTTCCTGCAAGAACTGGGCTACATGACTAGCCCTCAGTGGGATCAGAACCTGCAAATGGCTATACAGTGGGTGGAATCCATAGCATTCAGTCACTGCTGCCTCAACCCCATAATCTACGCTTTTGTGGGGCAGAAATTCAGGAATTTATTTCTAAAGCTCCTGAAACAGTGGTTTCCTCATTGCTTTGGCCAGTGCACAATAGTTGAAAGTGAGTCCTCAGAGAGGACGGCCTCTATGTACTTACGTGCCTCAGAAATTTTCAGCAGAAAGACAAAAGTGTAA
- the LOC132885833 gene encoding C-C chemokine receptor type 5-like encodes MPYTRHSTSTTTTVNRRHTIPEPTEYETEDYSDYDSLKQGDYEPQVCSNSNVMDFSQVFLPTVYSIVFIVGFIGNGLVLCVLVKYHKPFNMSDLCLFNLAISDLLFLISLPFWADYAANFNWAFPEFMCHAVTALYMLGFYGSIFFMILMTVDRYAVIVHTSTSLIPKHRSVRASIALALFVWTLSLGASLPNIIFSKVKNTGTLENATKCMVEYSERKVWKSFHYTELNILGFIIPLSVMLFCYSRIIPILMTMQSQKKHKAVRLMVVLVTVFFLFWTPYNIVIFLKLLQELGYMTSHHCYQDLHMAIQWVESIAFCHCCLNPIIYAFVGQKFRNLFLKILREWFPLCFGHCTTVESKSSERTTSKYSHASMISSTKAKLKV; translated from the exons ATGCCATACACAAGACACTCGACGTCCACGACTACGACGGTCAACAGAAGGCACACAATACCAGAGCCTACAGAGTATGAAACAG AGGACTACTCTGACTACGACAGCCTAAAGCAAGGTGATTACGAGCCCCAGGTCTGCAGCAACAGCAATGTAATGGATTTTAGCCAAGTCTTCCTCCCTACAGTCTACAGCATTGTCTTCATTGTGGGGTTCATTGGCAATGGCCTGGTGTTGTGTGTCCTGGTCAAGTATCACAAACCATTCAACATGTCAGATCTGTGCCTCTTCAACCTGGCCATTTCAGACCTCCTCTTCCTTATCTCATTGCCTTTCTGGGCCGACTACGCTGCCAACTTTAATTGGGCCTTCCCAGAGTTCATGTGCCATGCAGTGACAGCACTCTACATGCTGGGCTTCTATGGAAGTATCTTCTTCATGATCCTTATGACAGTGGACCGCTATGCCGTCATCGTCCACACCTCTACCTCCCTCATCCCCAAGCACCGGTCTGTCAGAGCTAGCATAGCACTGGCTTTGTTTGTGTGGACACTGAGCTTGGGAGCCTCTCTGCCAAACATCATTTTCTCAAAAGTGAAGAATACCGGTACACTTGAGAATGCAACAAAATGCATGGTGGAATATTCAGAAAGGAAAGTGTGGAAGTCATTCCATTACACTGAGCTGAACATCCTTGGTTTTATTATTCCTCTTTCAGTGATGCTGTTCTGCTACTCGCGTATCATCCCCATCTTAATGACCATGCAGTCTCAGAAGAAGCACAAAGCTGTTCGGCTCATGGTGGTCTTGGTTACTGTTTTTTTCCTCTTCTGGACGCCCTACAACATCGTCATCTTCCTGAAGCTCCTGCAAGAACTGGGCTACATGACCAGCCATCATTGCTACCAGGACCTGCACATGGCTATACAGTGGGTGGAATCCATAGCATTCTGTCACTGCTGCCTCAACCCCATAATTTATGCCTTTGTGGGGCAGAAATTCAGGAATTTATTTTTAAAGATCCTGAGAGAGTGGTTTCCTCTTTGCTTTGGCCATTGCACAACAGTTGAAAGCAAGTCCTCAGAGAGGACGACCTCCAAGTACTCACACGCCTCAATGATTTCCAGCACAAAGGCAAAATTAAAAGTGTAA